The stretch of DNA aggttactatacttgtgtatatatacacctcttgtaaactctcaaaagtaatgcaatatacaactttattcattcctttataTGGTATCAGTTGGTAACGTTCCAGCCCTACCCTGTTAAACCAGAAAACGCCGTTTTTTCTCCGTTTGCCGTCACACTTTGCCTCCCATGGCTTCTGATGGCTCTCGCTCCATAGCTAACCCCTATGAACCCTCCAAACCCTTTGCGTGTATCACCCTCAGCGGTGTCACCAAGCTTCTCCCTACCAATTATCTCAATTGGAAACTCCAGGTAGAAGCCTTCCTTGATGGTTTTGATCTACTCAAATACACTGATGGATCGTTCCCTGCGCCGACAGCAACGATCACCACCACCGCAACGCCTCCGGTAACATCACCAAACCCTGCTTTTCAAACATGGCGTCGCCAGGATCGCCTCATCTATGGTGCCATCCTCACCACTCTTTCCGACGAGGTGGCCTCCTTGGTGTCCCAGACGAAGACCTCGCACGACCTCTGGGAGCTTCTCAAGAACACCTATGCCAAAGCCTCCCGCAGTCACCTTAAACAACTCAAGGAACGTCTTCGGATGGCCTCGAAAGGTACTCAATCCATCACGACCTACATGCACTCTCTGAAGCAAACTGCTGATCTCCTCGCCTCTCTCGGCTCTGCTGTCTCCGTTGAGGACATGACCGACCATGTCTTGCGCGGCCTTGATGACGGTTACCGAGCAGTCATTGATGGGGTCAACGCAAGGGACACTCCAATCACCTTTGATGATCTCCTCGAAAAGCTCCTCATCCAGGAACTCTCTCTTGCTGCTGCTCAACGCCAATCACCTGCTCCTGTTACTGCGCTGCACGCTCAGGCAAGGTCGACCAACAACAAGCCTCGACCAAGTCAGGCACCTGCACCGACCAACCAACGCCCAGGTGATCGCAAACCATTCCTTGGTCGATGTCAATGGTGCAACACCAAGGGACACGTCCTCGCTGACTGCCAACTCTTTCGGACCCAACACCCCAGCGTCCCCGCACCTCCTCGTTCTTCTCCGAGCACCACTGGCCAGGCCCAGGCCCACACCGCTACTGCTGGCACATCCTCGCCTGGTTTTCTGCTCGACAGTGGAGCAACACATCATGTGACCAACGACCTTACAAATCTGGCACTTCACCATCCATACACTGGCCCCGACTCCCTCTTCATGGGGAATGGTTCAGGTTTAAACATCTCTCACTCTGGaacacttttaattaatgatttatcctTGTCTAATGCTCTTTATGTTCCCTCCATGAAACAACAAATCATTTCTGTTTCTCAACTCACCAAACAAACTAACTCTGCCGTTGTTTTCTTACCAAACTCTTTTTATGTCATGGACTTGCAGACACGCCAAACAACCCATAAAGGCTCATGTGTGAATGGACTTTATCTGTTGCCCACGACCTCACCTTCCGCCCACACCGTCCAAGTGGAATCCTCTGCTTCCTGGCATCACAAGCTTGGACACCCTTCAACTTCCATCTTCAAATTTattcaacatcatttttctttaggttcaaataaatttccgcaatcagattgtaattcatgccaaattaataaaagtcataaacttccttttcatgaatctactcttacatctacttatccattagaaataattttttctgatgTATGGACTTCCCCTGTTTTATCTACTGATGGTCTTCGttactattgtttgtttgttgatcattatactcgctatatatggctatatcccatgaaactaaaatctgatgtgcagtctatttttcccaaatttaaaacactagttgaaaacttctaccaacacaaaataaaagtccTATACACTGACAATGGTGGCGAATACATTGGTCTTCGTCCCTTTCTAAGTACTCATGGCATAAGTCACCACACCACTCCCCCTCATACACCCGAACACAATGGCATCTCTGAACGGCGGAATCGGCACATTGCCGAAACCGGTCTCTCCCTCCTTCACCACGCTGGCCTTCCCCTCACCTACTGGCCTCACGCCATGACCACTGCAGCCTACCTCATTAACCGTCTCCCTACCCCAATCCTCGGGAACCAATCACCTTACTCTAAACTCATCCGCATTAGTCCggattatcataaattaaaatgttttggatgtttgtgttttccCTGGATTAAACCTTATGCTAACCATAAACTTGCTCCAAAGTCTACTATGTGTGTTTTTGTAGGTTACTCAGCTGATCAACATGCATATCTATGCCTCGATCCTTCAACTGGACGGATTTACACCTCTCGCCATGTCAAGTTCGTCGAAACTGAATTCCCCTTCCGATCACTGGTGGCCCAACCGATCACGTCCACGACCTCACAGACTGGTCCACTCCAACTGCCCGTCTTGCCGACCATTGCTCCACCTACCGCGAGCACCAATCCCACATCCCCGGATACCTCACTTGTTGGGCATGACAGAAGCTAAACCAGCGTCCACTCCAATAACTGCTACTCCTCCGCTGCTCAAAAACTCTGGTGATCCCTTGCCCTCCCCGACTGAATACCGAGCACTAGTTGGAAGTCTCCAATACTTGAGTCTTACTCGACCAGACATTGCCTTCGCGACCAACAAACTTGCTCAGTTCATGCAGAACCCGAGCACCATGCACTGGTTGGCTCTCAAGCGCCTACTTCGCTATCTGGCCGGCTCTTGCGACAAAGGCATTTTCATCTCCGCGACTGCTCCCCTGAACTTTCATGCGTACTCAGATGCGGACTGGGCGGGTGACAAAGATGATTACATCTCTACCACTGGTTACCTGCTCTATCTTGGCGACACCCCCATCTCTTGGAGTTCCCGCAAGCAACGCTCGGTTGCTCGATCATccactgaagctgaatataaagccttggccgacacggccagtgaactcctttgggtactctctttgttcactgaaCTTGGTCACACTCCTACAGCTGGTCCTGTCATCTACTGCGACAATCTTGGTGCTACACATCTGAGTGCTAATCCTGTCTTCCACTCCAGAATGAAGCACATAGCCTTAGCTTATCACTTTGTCCGTGAAAACGTTCAACGTGGCCGTTTTCGTGTTTCCTTCGTCTCTACCAACGACCAGCTTGCTGACATTCTCACCAAGCCTCTGCTTCGCCCCCGGTTCGAGTTTCTACTATCCAAGTTGCATCTTTCTTCCAGGTCGCCCAACTTGCGGGAGGATATCaagcataattagtatttaattattatcattattattttaggatttgtataaagtctatagagtcaatcaccttaattattggagatatttgttccttaattattggagatatttgttccttaatttactccataatttactccaattaggttactatacttgtgtatatatacacctcttgtaaactctcaaaagtaatgcaatatacaactttattcattcctttataATTTCATCCTTAGATAGTTTAGTTTGTGAagaagcaaaataaataaaaaaatgaattggaaAGGGTCAAAGAAGGAAAggcaaaaaaaatcaattttgagaGAAGACTTTGGAATAGAGAACCTCGAAGACTTGTGAAAGTGTATCTTGCTATTggacaaacaaaagaaaatgaaaacacaaaacaaaggaaaagaaaagacaaaacagttcctttcaattttttaaattaataaaaaaaattattaaattaggtGGCAATGAATATGACAAACGAAATTTCTAAAAGAATTTTTATATGgtcaacacttttttttttataattatatggtCAACACTAAACCATGTAACATTTTCATGTTTTGGAGGGACATGTTCAGCATGGTTTGTGAATCTGCAAGGTTTCTTAGCATACACTTTTGAATAAATTCTTTACAGATTTCCTTCCACATACTCAACAAATTTACGAGCGTGGAGCAGCCGTAAGATGCTTTGCTTTGGATTGGAACTCCTAGCATTTTCAGCAACAAATGTTCATTCCAAAGCTTAGTATCTGTTCAATGGCGATGGCTCGGATGGGGGTCGGGCAGAGAAGATGTGTTGATTAGAGTACGGGGGATCGTTTGAGGAGTCTCTAGATAACAATGTGAGAGTTATATATGCGAAAATAGGCACTTAATGGATGTTTTAGGGCCAGAAATGAAAACCCAAAGTTACAATGGGGGAGCAGACTCTCTGGTCCCAGATGGGAAAGGATCTGTGGTGGTTGTCAGTCGAGGCACAAGGGAGAGTAACAACAGATATTACCAGAACAACAAGGAAATCGTATAAAAATACAGATAGAAAAATAACTCAACTATATATAAATCCATGATTGATGATTTTATATTGACATTTCAATATCAATAGCACACTACTGGATCTAGATCCtcaaaaaactaaataaaaaactaacattTATTTTAGAACAACAAAGTAAGAAATAGATAATTACATATAGAAACTGTGAATACACATACCCCTATTATATATCTTGCATacctttttcaattattttcctTCGCTAGCAACAATAAGTTCATCCATGTTATTAGCACTGATATCTTCAGGTACCAATATTTCATCCTCGGTTGTGAAATTGTACTTACTGCCAATAGCTCTTAAAAACTGATATACTTCAAACATGGTTGGCCTCTCCTTTGGATTTGGTGTAACACAGTTGCATGCAACCTTTAAAAATTGGAAAAGCTCGTTATCATCACCCTTGTTAACTAGTGATTCGTCAATAGCATTGTGGAGTTCCGAGTTGCTTGTGAGCTCAGCAATCCATTCTGCAAGATTTCCTTTGAAAGTTTCCGGTGCTCTAGACACATTTGCCGGTCTTTCGCCCGTCACCAACTCAAGAAGCACGGTCCCAAAACTGAAAACATCGCCCTTAGGCGTAGCGACCAGTGTTTTTGTATACTCAGGAGCCACATAACCAAATTCACCAAATTCACCATTTACAAAAGTACTTAAATGTGTATCGAGGGGATTCATCAATCTGGCAAGGCCAAAATCGGAAATTTTGGGTTCGAAATCTTCGTCTAACAAGATGCACTTAGAGCTTATGTTTCGGTGAATGATACGGGGATTGCAGCTATGATGAAGCCATGCAAATCCTTTGGCCGCTCCTATTGCGATTTTGAGTCTTGAAGGCCAGTCGAGGGTGCACACACCATCAGCAGGGTGTAGGTGATCATTGAGCATTCCATTTGGCATGTTCTTAAAGACCAAAAGCCTCTCCTTTTTGGCCACGCAAAAACCTAAAAGAGGAACCAGATTACGATGTTTTACACTCCCTAGTGTCTCCATCTCAGACATAAATTCTTTCTCAGAGTGTTGAGATTCCTGCAATCTTTTCACCATAAATGCTGTTCCGTCCTCAAGAGTAGCTTTGTAAACAGTTCCTGTTCTTCCTGTCCCAATGATATTGCTATTACTGAAGTTGTTAGTAGCCTTCATGAGATCActcaatttcatttttgaaaCTGATTTCTCAAATAGAGATACCTGATGTCATTTCAGAATAGTTAGATTTATGTATAATGTTACGAAATTAGTTTAGTAGAAAGAATATTCTTTATTTTCTAAGATTTACAGAGAAAATGAAACTTTATCAGTTGATATTAATTGGTTTAGACATTAgcaaatatataattttcatGTGTTTGATGCAACAGTGTGAAAACAAAATCGCAAATAATATACGCAACAATGAAAAGGAAATATATAATGTTTATTAACAATTGAAAGTATTTCAAAATggaaatatttttcaataaactaGATTCTGTTGAAAATATttaagggtatgtttggattAATTATGTTTATCTACTACCAGTCAGGCATAAGCACTTGTGTGACTGTTTGCAAGAATTTACAGAAACAGCTTATGGCAACCATGAGTTGTTTTCAGCtcatttccataagctctctacGATGGCTTATAAACACAGCTTAAAGcttatataaaaatagtttgactttttaatttatcttttgtcatagaaatagtttatgcaTAACCATTAATACGATACGTGTTTATGCTATAAGTGTTTGATTAAGTTGttatccaaacagggcctaAAACAAGTGTCTAATgctttaaataaaaatgaatctaatatgaaaaataaatagattcTCTGTAATCATATGTGTCACGAGCAATGATGCATCAATATATAACTTGCCTTAATTGCCTTAGTTCCTTTAAGACTTCTTGCCCATTTGTTTCCTTCAGGatcttcttccttcttcctATAAGCACCACGGCGTACAAAGAAGAACATTACAACACCCAATCCTAACGCTGCAAGAGTCACTGCACCAACAGCTGCTCCAGCTATAACCGCGGTGTTACTCTTCGAGGAACCATTGGGCTTGCAAACCCCCAATGAACCTCCACAAAGACCTGGATTATTTGCATAATTTACACTAACTGTACCATCAGTGAAGTTTGGAATTTGTCCGGTCAAAAGATTGTCGGATACATCGAACGTCTTAATACGTGTGAGAGTGCCTAACCGTAGAGGAATTTGACCGGTGAGTTGGTTCTGATTAAGTTTAATGCTATTCAGATAAGTACAATTTGCAAGGTTATCAGGTATCTCCTCAGAAAATGCGTTCGAAGAAAGATCAAGCGATGTCACATATTTTAGAAGCGAAGATATATCATCTGGAATTGATCCAGAGAGATCATTGACCGAAAGATCTAATCCAGTTAAGCTCGAACAATTAATAATGCCTCGTGGAAACTGACCCTTAAGTCCCATATTTGACAATTTGAGATTCAAGACTTTATTCTCATCAGGATGCCAACATTCAACACCATTAAATCTACAAATATACCCTTCAGTATTATTGTTGAAATTCCACGAAGATGTCAAATAATTATTCGGGTCTTGAatggaattttttatatttttcaagcACAAGATATCAGTTTCAGTCCCATAGATTATTCCACAACTAATCAGCAACAAGAAACTAACAAAAACATGAACACTGAAAATCCAGCTACTTAGAACAAGAACCATCTTCAATCACCAAAATCCTAAACACAAATCAAAAAGTAGTAATCAAGAAACCTCATTCATTAGTATCCAATTCAATCCACATAGCCACACCACATCACAAACTATAAACTCCACAAAGAACACACCctgaaaataaaatcaaaaaaatcaaaaaccagAAAGCACTTCACACAAACCTTAACCAAGTCAACCATCCAAAAACAAAAGCAagtcaacaaaaacaaaaaaacttcaCTTTAGAACAAAACTCACACAGCAATAtatgaacaaaagaaaactaaCTACTAAATCATCAAAAACATGAGAGACCCATTAAAGGAAAATTAAcatatatgaatgaaaaaacataaagtttcaatttttcacaaaagtacTAAAATACCCATCTGGGTTTTGAACAACCAAATGAAACTTACATGAAACTTCCATATACCCAGATGAAAATCCAAAAAGTAAAGACCATAAACAAACAGAAATAAGTATAAAGTTAGAAACTTTGAAAGaagaaaggaagaagaaagTTACCTGAGAGAGATTAAGATGAAATTTTGATAGGTTTGGTTTGAAGAAGGAAATGGGAAAATGGAACGGGTCAAAGAAGGAAAGGCAAAAAATTCCAAAGATGAGAGAAGACTTGGAATAGCGAACCGCGAAGACTTGTGAAAGTGAAAGTTCTTCCTCAATTGCTGACTTTacctttttttgttgaaaatttgaGGTGGCTTCTTATTGGACAAACACAAGAAAATGTTGTCACATAGGAAGGACTAGGATTTCCTgcaatttaaaaatatacaatttcaCATTGTTTGATTATGAAATCGGACGATTAAATTAActcatttacaaaattattagaAATGATTTCTGCCGCACAATTCTGATCAAACAGCCTTTATTTGTTACGGTGTCATGTATCGGCCGAAAATCCTTTTCCCATATAGGAACAcaaaggctctgtttggtaacacaaataagctagcttatagcttattatatgagcttataagcttgtttcaaaaatttagaggtgtttggtaacaagctttttgtactagcttatagctttttttcagatgctatttcaagtagcatttgagcttatagcttatagctttttacactttattccatttttaccctttaatttaataactacccactctaaaaaataaactacccactatcaattatgtaattttatatttaggctctgtttggtaatacaaataagctagcttatagcttattatatgagcttataagcctgtttcaaaaaattagaggtgtttggtaacaagctttttgtactagcttatagcttttttcagatgctatttcaagtagcatttgagtttatagcttatagctttttacactttattccatttttaccctttaatttaataactacccactctaaaaaataaactacccactatcaattatgtaattttatatttaataaccactttaaaagctaattttaccaaacactttaatttcaataagctagctttttagctatcagctataagctagcttttcagctatcagctagcttatcagctatcagctagcttatagcttatttttaccaaacagacccaaaATAAACAACATTTTCTTTCCActtcttaatatattttttagagatTAATTGTTCGTTGAAGCCACTAGATTTTGTCCACTAAATTTGATCTAGTGGCTGGGGATTTGAATAGTGTCAGAGGTGTTAGATTAGATCATTAGCTATATTGTAACTCACTTTGATTGGTCTAgtggtattggcttgagacctgGGAGTATGTTTCTCCTTAAGATCTCAAGTTCAATTCTATATGGTGTCAATTTGGGTGGATTAATTTAGCTTCGTCAACAAAAAAGATCATTAgctatattgtaaaaaaaaattgttatacactaaaatataatattttctaataaaattacatatatggctctgtttggtaaaaataagctataagctagcttatagctgaaaagttagcttatagctgatggctagtagcttatagctgaaaagctagtagaataaaattaaagtgtttgacaaatttagctgttgtaaatacaaaatgacataaaaatacatggttaatgggtagttattataatttttaaaaaataaaaaaataaaattaatgagggtaaatatggaataaaatgaaaaagctataagctataagctcatacgctacttgaaatagcatctcaaaaaacgctataagctagttagagaagctcaTTACCAagcacttcacatttttttcaaacaagtttataagctagttcaataagctataagctagcttattggacttaccaaacaatGTCATAGTGtcattttataagtttatttctaaaatatagCATCAAATATAATCTCAAGCAGGCCTCCCTAAATCAAGTAAGTGAGACCTCCTTGATCGTTCATGTTAATTAATAATGAAAATACTTTTATTATTGAGGAGAATATTTCTATCAATGAGAAGAATATATTTCTATTGATGAAGTGAATATTTTGCATGGAGAATGTTTATTGTCTCTAGGCGCAAAAAGAAAGTTCttagtaaaattaaaaaatttgtattacAATTAAACTGTTTTGAAACTCTTTCAAT from Trifolium pratense cultivar HEN17-A07 linkage group LG5, ARS_RC_1.1, whole genome shotgun sequence encodes:
- the LOC123883270 gene encoding probably inactive leucine-rich repeat receptor-like protein kinase At5g48380, encoding MVLVLSSWIFSVHVFVSFLLLISCGIIYGTETDILCLKNIKNSIQDPNNYLTSSWNFNNNTEGYICRFNGVECWHPDENKVLNLKLSNMGLKGQFPRGIINCSSLTGLDLSVNDLSGSIPDDISSLLKYVTSLDLSSNAFSEEIPDNLANCTYLNSIKLNQNQLTGQIPLRLGTLTRIKTFDVSDNLLTGQIPNFTDGTVSVNYANNPGLCGGSLGVCKPNGSSKSNTAVIAGAAVGAVTLAALGLGVVMFFFVRRGAYRKKEEDPEGNKWARSLKGTKAIKVSLFEKSVSKMKLSDLMKATNNFSNSNIIGTGRTGTVYKATLEDGTAFMVKRLQESQHSEKEFMSEMETLGSVKHRNLVPLLGFCVAKKERLLVFKNMPNGMLNDHLHPADGVCTLDWPSRLKIAIGAAKGFAWLHHSCNPRIIHRNISSKCILLDEDFEPKISDFGLARLMNPLDTHLSTFVNGEFGEFGYVAPEYTKTLVATPKGDVFSFGTVLLELVTGERPANVSRAPETFKGNLAEWIAELTSNSELHNAIDESLVNKGDDNELFQFLKVACNCVTPNPKERPTMFEVYQFLRAIGSKYNFTTEDEILVPEDISANNMDELIVASEGK